The Terriglobia bacterium sequence GCAGCGGCGCCGCTCCCGGGCGCGGTTTTTCGTAGAGAGCCCGCTCCAATCCCCCCCGCTGGTAGCGATGAGCGATGACTCGGACGGCCTTGGGAGTCAGCTTCTTGATAAACTGGGCCACTTGCGGAGCCGTCGATCCCTCCGACAAGTGCAGCAGCGCCAAGGCGCGATACACCACTCGAACTGGCTGCAGACCCCCGTTCAGCACGTGGTGCAGTTCCTTTTGGTCGTGGGGCGAGACATGAATTTGCAAAGGATGTCGTGACATGCCCCGAGTATAGAATGAAACATCTTATAATACAAT is a genomic window containing:
- a CDS encoding helix-turn-helix domain-containing protein gives rise to the protein MSRHPLQIHVSPHDQKELHHVLNGGLQPVRVVYRALALLHLSEGSTAPQVAQFIKKLTPKAVRVIAHRYQRGGLERALYEKPRPGAAPLLDASAKQRIIAMVCSSPPGGRARWTVRLIAAEAVKRKLVPRAGRETIRILLESHDLKPWREKNVVRGRAQSGVHRKDGRRAGDL